TGATGGATACCTTGAGGTACCATACCCTCCAAGACAGTGCAGGCTTCGACGAGGTTAGCATCGACAACACATCTAGCAGCAGCTTGCATTTCACCATTCCTTTCAAGCGTTCTCGAACAATAACTCAGAAAGATGGCAAGGCCATGCGCCATGAGCCATATGATGCCTTGGAAAGATTAGAAGTCGCTGTTTCCAATATGGCAGAATTTGTTGTGCTTCTGGGTGGATGCGAGCGCATGTCTCGCAGGCCATACGACATTTATCTTTACACCGACAACTTCATGTTCGGCCGACACGCTGAAAAACAATATCTTTTGAGCTTCTTGTTGCAGCAAAACCCTCCTGGTGATGCACCGGTCGTTCTTCCGATCATAGGTGGTGCCAAAGTTGGGAAGAAAACTTTGGTTGCTCATGCATGTGGCGACGAAAGGGTTGTTTCACGCTTCTCTTCTGTTTTGCACTTGAATGGAGACAACCTATTGAGAATACTTGACCATGGAAAGACCATGTTTGGGTTGACGATGTTGGTTGTTATTGAGTTTGCTTCTGATGTCTGCGATGATGACTGGAAAAAGTTTCAATCGTTTTTCATAAGCATGGACAGAGGGAGTAAGATCATAATCATAAGTAAACTTAAAATATTAGCCCGGTTTGGATCAGTGAAACCAATTTTCCTTAAGGTTCTATCTTATGATGAGATGAGGTACCTTTTCAAGGCAATGGCATTCGGGAGCGTAGACCCCACAGAACATCCACAGCTAGTACAAATAGCAGATGAATTTGTCAAGGTGGTGCACGATGTGCGAGGTTCACTCGTCGAAATAAATGTGTTCGCGGATGTGCTGAGAAGGAATCTCCATGTTCAGTTTTGGCGTTGCGTATTGAACAAGGGGATACGATACTTTAGAAGGAACTTCTCTATATATGGTGTGCACCCAGGCATTCTTATAGAACAAGGCCATCTAGTGGACATTTCTGACTTTGCTTTGCATCCACTTAGCATGACATTGGGGGAACCACCACTTAATGTTTCAATCAAGGAGGAATCACCAAGTATTGCGTTAGGGGAACTTCTAGCAAATCCTAGTGTCAGACCAGAAGAAAACTTCACCTTAATTGCATGGAAATCAAGGATAGCGCCTCATAAATCATTCACTCATTATGTTACAAGTCTTGCTGCGGAAACATATGAAGGTAGCAAGTTGGAAGGTAGTGCCTTGCCAAGGAGGAAGCGACGAGGAGTGCCAATCTAATTTTGTTTCAGAACTCTGTGTAATGTAACTCTTGTTGTATTTCTGACACATGACAAACGGTTGTGTTTATCTATTACCATTGAACTAAAGGTATCACATATCTCAATTACTGTACAACAGACTTGTATGTTTTATCATATATCGAGCAAACCAGCACCTGCTCTTCTTAGATACCGAACAACATCATCTAAAGTGGCAGTACCTACTGGGCTATTCTCAGTAAGGTAGCTTACAGTTAAAGATAAGCTTAAGTGTGCTGGGCGCCAGTACCTCCCATAAAAGCAGTAATTTTCTAATAGAATTTGGGAAACTGAAACAATACAAATTACTGAGGCAATTTCGAAGAACGTTGCCGTCGGTGAGGCTAGTGCAGCAGCCCTTAATTCAACACCACTTCTCACTCAACCTGTGGTTTCTTATGAATACTAAAGACGCACATAACGCCCGTTGACATCCTAGCTAGGAGCAATGTTTCAGTGACCAAATTATACTGTACATTTGTGCAGTTTTTTATTGCAATGATTTGTGATAAAAAAGAAATCAAAATTACATAAATTCAGCTCTGAAGGTTTGGGCTGTGGGCAAATGTATCCCTATATATATTAGTTGAGTTCACTATTCTACTCAAAGGTAATCACTTACCACTCTTATTATATATTCTGCTCAACTTGGTCCTAAACAGCTGGTAAATTCCTTTTTAGCTAGCCCTCCCCAAAGATCATGGGA
This region of Triticum aestivum cultivar Chinese Spring chromosome 2D, IWGSC CS RefSeq v2.1, whole genome shotgun sequence genomic DNA includes:
- the LOC123055459 gene encoding uncharacterized protein, with the protein product MEAAMSAVAGELLSRFISFLINKYHYSSHTQSEKAVERLQHLLMRACTIVEEADTRYITNSGMMMQLKMLSEAMYRGYSVMDTLRYHTLQDSAGFDEVSIDNTSSSSLHFTIPFKRSRTITQKDGKAMRHEPYDALERLEVAVSNMAEFVVLLGGCERMSRRPYDIYLYTDNFMFGRHAEKQYLLSFLLQQNPPGDAPVVLPIIGGAKVGKKTLVAHACGDERVVSRFSSVLHLNGDNLLRILDHGKTMFGLTMLVVIEFASDVCDDDWKKFQSFFISMDRGSKIIIISKLKILARFGSVKPIFLKVLSYDEMRYLFKAMAFGSVDPTEHPQLVQIADEFVKVVHDVRGSLVEINVFADVLRRNLHVQFWRCVLNKGIRYFRRNFSIYGVHPGILIEQGHLVDISDFALHPLSMTLGEPPLNVSIKEESPSIALGELLANPSVRPEENFTLIAWKSRIAPHKSFTHYVTSLAAETYEGSKLEGSALPRRKRRGVPI